The window CCGGTAAGAGGGGTGCGTGTTCCTGCTCATCACGTTGCTGGACCAGGTGGAGCAGCTCGAGCGGGCGATCCGCCGGCTCCGGGACTTTGGCATCCCGGAGCCGCTGGTGCTCCGGGCGCGAAGCGCGGCCGCGGCGCTGTCGGCCGAGGTGCCCGTCTTCGCGGGGCTGCGCAGCCTGGCGCTGGGCGCGGACGAGGATCGACTCGTGTTGGTGAGCGTGTTGCCTCAGTCCAGCGCCGAGGAGATCGAACGGTTGGTGCAGCGGGTCCAGCTGGAGATGGACGCGGACGAGCCGCCCATGGGGCGACTGCTGGCCTTGCCGGTAATCGCCGCGCCGCTGTTTCGCCGAGAGTGACGGGGCACCCCAGGGCGGTGTAAGCACGAGAGCGTGCAGGCGCTGCTCGTCTTCCTCGCCATCGCGGCGCTCTCGTTGCTCGCATCGAGTCGCACGCTGCTGGATCCCAGCCGGTTTCCCGGAGTGGCCCAGCTCGCGGCCAGCGGCCTGTTGTTCCTGGTGTTCGGCGCGCTGCTGGGGCCCGGGCAGATCGGGGTGCTCTCCGTCGCGGATTTGGATGGCCTGAGGCCGGTGCTGGCCCTGGGGCTGGGCACGGCGGGCGTGATTCTGGGGCTGAACCTGGAGCCGCGCCTGTTGCGGCTGCTGCCGCGGCCGGTGTTCTCCGCGGCCCTGGCGCACGCGGGGGTGGCCTTCCTGTTCGTGGCGGTGCCGCTGTCCGGCGCGCTGGTGCTCACCACGCGGCTGCCGCTGCCGGCGGCGGTGGGCGGCGCGGCGCTGCTGGGCGCGGCGGCCAGCCTGTCCTCGGGACACTTCGCGGTGCTTGGCTATCGCAGCGGGCGCATGGAGCGCTCGCGCGGGCTGGGGGTAGCCCTGCTCACCATGTTGGATGATGGGGTGGGGCTGGGGGTGTTGGCGCTGGCGCTGGTGTTGGGAGCGGCGGCGAGCCCCACCGAGGGCTTGGGCCTGGTGAGCCTGGCGCTGCTGCTGGGCATGCTGTGCGGGGGCTTGCTCGCCTTCCTCACGTACGCGCTGAAGGATCCGGCGGAATTGGTGGCGGTGGCGCTGGGCGGCGTGGCGCTGGTGGCGGGCGCGGCGGCGTACCTGCGGGTGTCGGTGTTGCTGGCGGGCGTGGCCTGCGGGGCGACGCTGGCGCTGGTGGGCGGCCGGGCGGTGGGGCAGGTGGCCCGGGCGCTCGGGCGCTTCGAGCGGCCCACCTACCTGGTGCTGGTGTTCCTGGCGGGCTGTCACCTGCAGGCGCGGGACAAGGAGGCCTGGCTGCTGCTGCCGGGGTATGTGGCGCTGCGCTTCCTGGGCAAGATTCTGGGAGGGAGGCTGGCCCACCGCTTGGTGGCCAACGCGCTGGATCTGCCGCCGCGGCTGGGGCTGGCGCTCATCGCCCAGGGCGGGTTGGCGGTCTGCCTGGTGGTGGAGTACCTGCTGCTGGTGCCCGGGGAGCTGTCGCAGCACATCTTCGACGTGGTGGCCCTGGGGGCGGTGATCAACGAGGTGCTGGCCCGCCGGGCGTTCCGGCAGGTGTTGGAGTCGCACCGGGCGGCGCCCAGGAGCGCGGCATGACGGGGGCGATCGTCCGGCTGGGGCTGCTGGTGGTGCTGCTGGCGGGGATCACCCGGGTGCAGGTGTGGCGCGTGGACACGGGCACCTCGGTGATGCTGGCGGCCGGGGCGCTGCTCTTGTGCGGGCTGTTCGCCGGCAAGGTGGCCAAGGGCGTGGGGCTGCCGCGGCTCACTGGCTATCTGCTGGTGGGGGTGGTGGTGGGGCCCTACGCGCTGGGCTTCATCCCCGGCGCGGGCGTGAAGGGACTAGAGCTGGTGAAGGGGCTGGCGGTGAGCCTCATCGCCCTGGTGGCCGGCACGGAGCTGCACCTGGGGCTCATCCGCCGGGTGGGCATCAAGGTGGCCGTGCTGTGCGCCGCGGTGTGCGGCGTCACCTTCGTGGTGTGCTTCGGGGCCGTCTTCGCCCTCAAGCCGGTGCTGCCCTTCCTGGCGGCCATGACGGTGCCGCAGGCGCTGGCCGTCAGCGCGCTGGTGTCCACGGTGGTGGTGTCCTTCTCGCCCACGGTGACGATCGCGATCGTCCAGGAGACGCAGGCGCGAGGCCCGTTCACCGAGTTCCTCATGGCCCTGGTCATCATCGGCGACCTGTTCGTCATGGTGGCCTTCGCGCTGGCGGCGGGCATCACCAAGGCGAGCTTCGGCGGGGGCTTCGATGTCCAGGGGTTGCTGGGTGGGGTGGGCTGGGAGCTGTTCGGTTCGGTGGCGGTGGGAGGGCTGCTGGCGCTGGCGCTGCTGGTGTACATGAAGCGGGTGAACCGGGAGCTGCCGCTGTTCCTGGTGGGGCTGTGCTTCGCGGCGGCCGAAGGTGGGGCGCGGCTGCACCTGTCGCCGCTGATGGTGGCGCTGTCGGCAGGGGCGCTCATCGCCAACCTGGACGAGCGCGAGAGCCAGCGCGTCCACCACGCCATCCAACTGGCGGGCCTGCCCGTGTTCGCCCTCTTCTTCGCGGCGGCTGGGGCGGGGCTGAAGCTGGACACGCTGGTGACGGTGGGGCCGGCGGCGCTGCTGCTGGTGGTGGTGCGCGCGGTAGCCATCCACCTGTCGTGCCGGCGCTTCGCTCCCCCAGAGGATCCACGGCTGCGGCGCTACTTGTGGATGGGGCTCATCTCCCAGGCGGGAGTGACGTTCGGGCTGGCGGCGCTCGTGGCCCGCACCTTCCCGGACTTCGGGCCCCAGGTAGAGGTGCTCATCGTGGCGATGATTACCACGCACGAGCTGGTGGGCCCGGTGCTCACCCGAAAGGCGCTGGAGCGCAGCGGCGAGACTCGAGGCGACGAGCGCCCACACGTGGCTTGATCCTCACTTTCTCAACCCGCGGGAGTCGGATCCACGTACGTCAGGTGCGTGCGGCAGCATGGCGGGGAGTGCGCGGCGACGCGCGCTCGCGGACGACGTAAACTAGAGAGCTTCAGAGGAGACATGCCATGGCGGCCCCCATCCTCGAGGTGGACATCGAACATCCCCAACCCCGGCACGTGGCGCGGGCCGTGGAGGTGCTGTCGCGCGGCGGGGTGATCGCCTATCCCACGGACACGTATTACGGCCTGGGGTGCGATCTGTTCTCGAAGAAGGCCATCGAGCGGCTGTACCAGCTCAAGGGTCGGGACAAGAAGAAGCCGATGTCGTTCCTGTGCCCGGACCTGTCGGACGTGGCGAAGTACGCGCACGTGAGCAACTTCGCCTACCGCACCATGAAGGGCCTGACGCCGGGGGCCTTCACCTTCATCCTCGAGGCCACGCGCGTGGTTCCGGAGATGATGATGTCGAAGCAGAAGCAGGTGGGCATCCGGGTGCCGGACGCGCCCCTGGCACGCGCGCTGGCGGCGGGGTTGGGCCATCCGCTCATCACCACCTCCGCGCATGACGAGGAGGGCGAGCCGCTCATCGACGCCAAGGGCATCAAGGAGAAGCTCGGGCACGGGTTGGAGCTCATCCTGGACGGCGGGGTGACGCTCATGGAGCCCTCCACGGTGGTGTCGCTGATTGGCGACTCGCTGGAAGTGCTTCGTCAGGGTAAGGGTCGGCTGGACGCGTAGGAGGGGGGAGACGGCACGGTGAATCTCCAGGGCTCGCACGAGGTGGCGCAAGACGCTCCGGAGCGAATCCCCGGTGTGTTGGGACTGTTGTGGCAGCTCTTGTGGCGGCCGGTGGATCTGCACTACCGGCTGCATGGGGCGGGAATCCGCACGCCGGGCGGACGCATCGGCCAGCTGTGGCAGGAGCAGTCCGCGGGCAGCCGCGCGGCGGGGCTGCTGGCGCGGCGGATGCTGGTGCTGCTGCTGCTCGTCTCGCCGCTGACCTCCTTTCTCATGGGAACCCTGGCCTCGACGCTGGGGGTGAGCATGGCGCCCTGGTGGTGGGTGAGCGCGGTGCTGTGCTCGCTGATGGGGCTCTTCCTGTCACTCACCACGGGGCTGGCGGCCGGCATGCTCATGGGGATGTTGGCGAGCCTGACCATGGTGCTGGGTGTGCATGCCGTGGTGGCGGAGGCCTTCGGGCCGCGCATGGGCGGAGTGGCCGGCGTCATCATGGGTGGGTGCCTGGGGTTGGTGGGAGGCCTGTGCGCCGGGAGCATCGGCGCGCTGGCTCGGGGCCAGGGCCTGTCCGTCAACCGCGTGCAGATGGGCGCCATCGTGCTGAGCCTGGTGCCGATGGTCGTCTGGGGCTTTGGCGGTTCCTGGAACTTCGGTGGGGCGGTGGCGGCCAGTGCCCTGGTGGCGTACCTGGTGGCTGCCTTCCGGCTGCCCATCTTCCTGGTGGAGACGGTGGTCCAGGCGGCGGCCTTCGGGTTGGAGCGGTGGGCGGGGCTGCGCACGCTACGCTGGTCTCCGGTGGTGCATCACAACCTGAGCTACCTGCCATACCCCTTCCTGCGCGCGCACATGGCGCTAGCGGCGCGCTCGCGCCCCATGGAGGTGCTGGAGGTGGCCAACGCCTGCCTGAAGTCCCCCGGCAATGCGCTGTTGGGCTGGCCGTGGGTGCTGGCGGCCCTGGCCCAGGCCGAGGCGGCCGCACTCGGAGAGCCACCCGGGCCTCACGGAAAGCCTTGAGGCGCCAGCAGGTTGCCAGGATCCGCCGCTCCGCTACCCTGGGGGCATGGAAGGGCTCCTGGATGCGTTCATCGCCTTCATCCGCGCCGAGCGAGGGCTGTCCGGCAAGACCGTGGACGCCTACGCCGCGGACCTGACGGTCTACTTCGAGGACCTGCGCTCGTGGGGCGTGCTCGACGTGGCGCGGGTGAAGCAGGAGGACGTGTCCGAGCACCTGAAGCGGCTGGGGCAGCGGGGCCTGTCGCGGCGCAGCCAGGCGCGGCACCTGGCGGCCGTGCGCGGCTTCCACCGCTTCCTCATCGCCGAGAAGCTGGCGGAGAA is drawn from Hyalangium ruber and contains these coding sequences:
- a CDS encoding cation:proton antiporter; protein product: MTGAIVRLGLLVVLLAGITRVQVWRVDTGTSVMLAAGALLLCGLFAGKVAKGVGLPRLTGYLLVGVVVGPYALGFIPGAGVKGLELVKGLAVSLIALVAGTELHLGLIRRVGIKVAVLCAAVCGVTFVVCFGAVFALKPVLPFLAAMTVPQALAVSALVSTVVVSFSPTVTIAIVQETQARGPFTEFLMALVIIGDLFVMVAFALAAGITKASFGGGFDVQGLLGGVGWELFGSVAVGGLLALALLVYMKRVNRELPLFLVGLCFAAAEGGARLHLSPLMVALSAGALIANLDERESQRVHHAIQLAGLPVFALFFAAAGAGLKLDTLVTVGPAALLLVVVRAVAIHLSCRRFAPPEDPRLRRYLWMGLISQAGVTFGLAALVARTFPDFGPQVEVLIVAMITTHELVGPVLTRKALERSGETRGDERPHVA
- a CDS encoding L-threonylcarbamoyladenylate synthase; protein product: MAAPILEVDIEHPQPRHVARAVEVLSRGGVIAYPTDTYYGLGCDLFSKKAIERLYQLKGRDKKKPMSFLCPDLSDVAKYAHVSNFAYRTMKGLTPGAFTFILEATRVVPEMMMSKQKQVGIRVPDAPLARALAAGLGHPLITTSAHDEEGEPLIDAKGIKEKLGHGLELILDGGVTLMEPSTVVSLIGDSLEVLRQGKGRLDA
- a CDS encoding sodium:proton exchanger → MQALLVFLAIAALSLLASSRTLLDPSRFPGVAQLAASGLLFLVFGALLGPGQIGVLSVADLDGLRPVLALGLGTAGVILGLNLEPRLLRLLPRPVFSAALAHAGVAFLFVAVPLSGALVLTTRLPLPAAVGGAALLGAAASLSSGHFAVLGYRSGRMERSRGLGVALLTMLDDGVGLGVLALALVLGAAASPTEGLGLVSLALLLGMLCGGLLAFLTYALKDPAELVAVALGGVALVAGAAAYLRVSVLLAGVACGATLALVGGRAVGQVARALGRFERPTYLVLVFLAGCHLQARDKEAWLLLPGYVALRFLGKILGGRLAHRLVANALDLPPRLGLALIAQGGLAVCLVVEYLLLVPGELSQHIFDVVALGAVINEVLARRAFRQVLESHRAAPRSAA